The stretch of DNA TCCTTGAGAATTGTCTCGAACTTCAAATATTCAATCGTGAAGCTGATAAAATTGATGCAACAACAAAGAGTCACGAAGCTTTCATTGAGCAAAAAGACCTCGGGACGTCTCTGGATGAGGTTGATGCAATTCTCAAGAGGCATGGTGACTTTGAGAATACCTTGGAggcacaaaataaaattctccgtGCTTTCAATGATAAAGCCAATCGTCTCATTGCTGGGAAGCACTACGCTGCGGATTACATTGATGATAGAAGAAATCAAGTGCTTGATCGTCGTCAAGCTGTCCGGGAAGCGGCACAGAAGAGAAAATACGACTTGCAGGCTTCAAAGGCTTTCCAGCAATTTGCAGCTGAAGTTGAGGATCTCGATACGTGGCTCAATGAGAAGATTAAGGTGGCAGGAGATCAGAACTACAAGGACTTGTCCAATCTTCCGCGAAAGATTCAGAAGCATACGGCTTTTGAGAGGGAGTTGCGAGCCAATGAGGGACAATTGCGTAACATAAATaaggtaaatttttattacttttaattgtcttttaaacatttaatgcaaatttccttttattatcTTCCAGGACGCTGATGCTTTGATCGCAACAAAGAACAACGTTGATCGCGTTGAGGAGATGGTTAATGGACTCAACAAGAAGTGGAAGGACTTGATTGCACTGTCAGGTGAGAAGGGACGATGCCTTGAACAGGCAGCAGCTCAGCGTGATCACAATCGCAGCATTCAGGATGCAAAGGATAAGCTGAAGGACTTTGAGAATGGTCTGCAAAGTGACGACGTCGGGCATGATCTCCGTAGTTGTCGAGATCTCCTGAAGCGTCATGAAATCATTGAGACCGATATCATAATGTGGGAGCAAAAGATCTACGAATTGGTGACGTCGAGTGAAGAAATGGCCCATGAGGGGCATTTTGATGCACGCAACATCCAGAAGGAGACGAAGAACATCCAGAAGAATATTAAAGACCTCAAAGTTCCCATGGAGAAGAGGAAACAGGCTCTGGAGGAGAGTTTGCGGTACCACAAGTTTGGTTTTGAATTGGACACTGAGCTGCAGTGGATCAATGAGCGACTCCCCACGGCAAGATCTGAAGGCCTCGGGCAGAATTTGCATCAAGCACAGAGTATGTTTAAGAAGCACAAGAAGTTGGAGTCTGAAATTGAGGGGCATCAACCAATGATAACCAAAGCATTGACATTTGGGCAGAGTCTCATTGAGCAGGGACATccggaagagaagaaaattgaggaattatGTAGGAATCTCGAGCAATCTTGGGAAACGTTGCTCGTGGAAGCGGCCAATCGTACCAAGAGACTCGAAATCTCCCTCAAAACTCAGCAATATCTCTTTGAAGCGAGTGATATTGAAACATGGCTCGGTGAGAGGAATAATTTGCTGAGATCCGATGACTACGGACGTGATCGGGAGTCTGCTACGAAACTCCTGACAAAGCACAAAGCTCTAGAATTGGAACTTGACACCTATTCGGGGATTGTATCAGAGATGAGTCATACAGCAGCTGCTATGGTTGCTGCAAAGTATCCAGATAGCAAGGTTATTGCATCGAAGCAACAAATGATTGAATCCATGTTGAAATCCCTCCAGAAATTGGCAGCACAGCGTCAGGTTAAATTCATGGAGAGCCTCTATCGGTACGAGTACTTCTTGGAGGCAAATGAACTTGAACAGTGGATAAATGAGCAGGAACAAGCTGTGTCATCGGATGACTATGGGCAGGATTATGAGCATCTGCAGGtgctgcaaaataaatttgacgATTTGAAGCATCACATTGAATCCGGAACTGAGAGGTATAAGCAGTGCATTGAATCCGGAAGGAAGCTTCTTAACAATGAATCCCCCTATTCGGCGGCAATTGAGAAGCGTCAGGAAGAGCTAGATGTGGCATGGAAGAGTCTTCTGAATTCCGTTGTGGAGCGAGAGCAGAAACTCGCAGCTGCTGGAGAGATTCATCGTTTCCACCGAGATGTGGCTGAAGCTCTATTCCGGATACAGGATAAGAATGCGAGTCTTTCGTCGGAACTTGGGAAGGATCTCAATTCCGCCCTGTCCCTCATTCGACGTCATGAGGGCTTTGAGAATGATTTGGTGGCTCTTGAGGCACAACTTCAGGTCCTCGTGGAGGATTCAGTGCGCCTGCAGACGAAGTATCCATCAAATGCCGAAGCAATAGCCCAACAGCAGCAGAATGTGATTGAATCGTGGaatattctcaaagaaaaatcaactttgcgcAATGATCAATTGGCTGCAAATTACGATCTTCAGAGTTTCCTTGCTCAAGCACGAGATCTCCTCCTGTGGGCCTCCAATCTCCGTGCAGCTCTACAAGCTGAGGAGCATGTGAGTGATGCAGCTGGAGCTACAGCACTGAAAATTCAACATGATGCCATTTACGGTGAGATTGAGGCGCGTGAAGAGAAATTCCGGGAATTGAATGAGCTGAGTGATTCAATGGTGCAAACGGGACACTATGCAGCTGCAGAGGTTGAGGACAAATGCCTAATCCTCCTGGATGAACGTCAAAAGCTCCACACAGCGtggaataagaagaaaattcttctagaGCAGAAAATTGATCTTTTCTGCTTCCTCCGGGATGCAAAGCAAATTGATAATATTTGTTGCTCCCAGGAGGCCACGTTGTCCACATCGGACTTTGGGAATACCATTGAGGAGGTTGAGAATCAAATAAAGAAGCATGAAGCCTTTGAGAAACTCATTCAGACACAAGATGAAAAGGTTGCGTTGCTGCAGAGTCACGGGAGGAAGCTTGTTGAGCAGAATCACTACGATTCGGCGAATATTCAAAAAGTCCTCAAGGATGTTGTTGAGCATAGGCGCAAGGTGGTTGATTTGTGTGCCATCCGGAAGCAGAAACTCATTGACGCCCTTCTCTATGCGCAATTTGTGAGTGATTGTGCCGAAGCTGAGGCGTGGATAAGTGAGAAGCTGAAGAAGCTGGAGGTTGATGATAGTTACACCGACGTGACGAGTTTGGAGGATAAAATTAAGAAGTTGCAGAAACATCAATCCTTCCAGGCTGAAGTGGCGGCAAATGATCAAAGAATTAAGGAGATTCAGGACAAGGGTGATCGCCTGATAAAGAAGAAACACGAATCTTCGGAAGAAATCCGCAAAGCCGTACGAAATGTCCTCAAATACTGGAATCACCTACTTGAGGAACTCTCAAAGCGTGGTCGTGGCCTGGAGGAGGCTCAAGATATTCTTGAATTCAACAATCATCTCGATAAACTCGAAGCCTGGATCAGGGATAAGGAGCTCATGGTTAATGCTGGTGATACGGGAAGGGATTTGGAGCATTGCAATGCACTGAGGAGGAAACTAGACGACGTAGATTCGGACATGAGAGTTGATGATCAACGTATAAAGAATATAAATGTCCTGACGGATAAACTCCTCAGTCAGGGGCCGAAGGAAGTGAAGAATGTTGAGCAGAGACGTGATAATTTGAACAGTAAATGGAAGGCTCTTCAAGGGGCACTCAATGCGTACCGGAAACTCCTCGAAGGTGCTTATGAGATTCACGTTTTCAATCGAGACGTCAATGATACATCCGAAAGGATCACGGAGAAAGCATTGGCAATGAAGATAGCTGATGTTGGAAGGGATTTGAATGCCGTTGAGGGGTTGCAACGGAAACAGGAAGCACTGGAGCGTGATATGACGGCTATTGAGCAGAAATTGAATGATCACAGTAATGAGGCAACCCTTCTCATCCACACCTACCCACAGCGGAAGGAAGACATTCAGTCGAAGCTGCAGGAAGTGCACGAGCACTGGAATGCCCTTCAGGAGGCAACTGAGAAGAAACGAGATCTCCTCCGGAATGGCTATATTCTGCACAAGTATGCTGCTGATGTGAGAGAATATGAGAATTGGGTGAATGATATAATGAAGAAGATGGATGCTGCACCAAATCCAAAGACAATTGATGAGTCCGAAATTCAGTTAGAGCTACATCAGGAGCGAAAAGCTGAAATTGATGGACGCGATGAGGCCTTCAAGGTGCTACAGAAGCACGGGAAGGAGTTGATAAATTTGGAAGAAgcaaagaatattaaaatgattgaTGTCTCGAAGAATCTTGAGACACTCGAAGGGCTGCACAAGAAACTCCACACTGCATGGCAGAATCGTGCTGATGGTCTCAAGGGAACGCACCAGATTCTCCTCTTTAAGGCGCAAGCCGATCAAATTGAGGGTTGGTTGAGGAATAAAGAAGCCTTCCTCAACAACGACGATCTCGGGGATTCCTTTTCATCCGTTGAGGTGTTGATTAAGAAGCACGAAGCCTTCGAGAAGCTCCTCAATACGAATCAAATTGACgaattgaaagcttttggGGATGCCGTAAAGTCCTCCAGGTGCATCGATCAACGAGCCATTGAGCAGAGAATTGATGAAATTCAGGGGAGATATGAGAAACTAATAGCAACGTCAGCAGAGCGTAAATCAATGTTGCAGCAATCACTGCAATATCAGGAATTCCTTCGTAAATTGTACGAAGTGGAAAAGTGGTTGCATCAGAAAATGCAAGTGGCATTGGATGAAAATTACCGTGAGGTGAGCAATCTGCAGAGTAAGATCCAGAAGCAATCAGCCTTTGATTCGGAGCTCAATGCAAATGTCCATCGAATTAATGTTGTCATGAAGGAGGGTGAGAAGTTAATTGATGAGAATCACTACGCAAGGGAAGAGATCCTTTCGCACCTTGAATTCCTCGAGACAGAATGGGCCAAATTGCAGGAGTTGTCGCGTGAGAAGAAGGAGAGATTGGCACAGGCGTACGATGCATTGATCTTCGATCGAAGTATTACGGAATTCAACAAATGGATGGATGAAGTGGAATCGCACCTATCGAGTGAAGACTACGGAAAAGATCTGGCATCTGTGAATAATTTGCTGAAGAAGCATGAAATGCTGGAAGCTGATGTGGCACATCATGCTGAAACGTGTGAAAGTATGAAGAAGACAAATGAGGAATTCCTCCGGATTAATCACTTTATGCAGGAAGAGATTCACGAGAGGGTAATGGTGACAATCAAGAGATACCATTCACTGCATGAACCAATCTCGATAAGACGGGAAAATATCGAAGATTCCCAGCTGCTACATCAATTCCTTCGTGATGTGGACGATGAGCTGCAATTTATCGACGAGAAACTCCCATTGGCTGCCTCAACGGATCTCGGGAGCAGCCTATCAGCGGTGCAGAGTCTCCAGAAGAAGCATCAAGCTCTGGAGACGGAAATTCTCTCCGAAGATCCCATTATTTCATCCGTTATTCAGCGTGGACATCAAATGGTGCGTGACAATCACTACGCGAAGAATGTCATTGAAGCTAGATCGGGGATGCTACAGAAGAAACTTGTGACCCTTCGTGATTTGGCCAGTGTTCGTCGCCTTCGTCTCTTGGATGCTGTTGAGAGTCAAATTTTGTACACTGAAGTCATTGAAGCGGAAACGTGGATGAAGGACAAACTTCCAATTGTTGCATCGCATGACTACGGGAAGGATAATGATTCCGTGCAGAGTTTGCAGAAGAAACTCGAAAGTTTGCAACGAGAATTATCAGCCTTCCGGGCAAATATTGAGAAGATTGATAATCTAGCTCAGGGCCTAATTGATCGTGGGCACTTTGACAAGGAGAATATTTTGGCAAAGAATGAGAATATTAAGGAGCTCTATGCGAAACTCTGTCGCCTTTCAACGGAGCGTGATAAGAAGCTCAATGAGAGTAAGAAGTACTTTGAATTTATCCGGGAAGTGGATGAATTGCATGAATTCATCCATGATCAGATCACTGTAACGGCATCCGATGAGTACGGGACGGATGTGGAGCATGTTGAGCAACTTATTGCCAAATTTGATTCATTCATTTCCAATTTAACTGCAAATGAGGGACGTGTGGCAGCAGTAATAGCCAAGGGGAATACTCTGCTTGCTGAGAAGAATTCCTACGAGCCACAGATTGCGGTTAAAGTGACTGAGACAAAGCAGCTTTGGGATGAACTGAAGGAGTTGGTTCAGGCACGTCAGGAAGCCTTGGCAGGTGCAAAACAAGTTCACGTGTACGATCGTACGGCTGATGAAACCATAACGTGGATCAATGAGAAGGAAACGGGATTAATGTCTGAGGATTATGGACAAGATTTGGAATCAATTCAATCCCTTATCAGGAAGCATGAAGTGTTTGAGGCTGAATTGGAAGCTGTGAAGAATCAAATGGATATTGTAATGAAGGAGGCTACAAAGCTAGCTGATACCTTCCCCGATGCCAAGGAACACATTGAGGTGAAACGTGATGAGACGGTAGAAGCATGGACGGATTTAATTGTCAAAACTCAAGCACGCAAAGAGAAGCTCCAACAAGCTGAACAACTTCAGGAATACTTTGACAACTACCGCGATCTAATGGCATGGATTAATGAGCAACTGGCCAACATCACAGCTCCCGATCTTGCCACAGATGTTCCCAGTGCGGAAACACAGATAAAGCAATTGGAGGAGAATAAGAAGGAGGTTGATTCACGCAAGGATGCCTTTGAGAAGTTCTACGAAGCTGGGAAAATGCTCATTGATAATAAACATTTCCTCGCCAATGAGGTGCGTCAGAAGGTGGGTGTGCTGGAGCAACGCTACAACTTCCTGCAGCACACACTGGTGGAGAGGAAGAAGATCTACGAGCTGAATCACGATACGAGAATCTTTATGCGTGAGGCGGAAACACTGGAAAATTGGATTAATGGACGTCAATCGATGGTGCGTGATGTTGAGTTGGGTGATTCAATTCTCCAAATTGAGGATCTAATAAAGCGTCATGATGACTTTGAGAAGACCGTATCGGCGCAAGAGGAGAAATTCAATGCTGTGAAGAGGATAACAATGCTGGAGAAGTTGATGAGGAAGCAGAAAGAGGAGGAATTGGCGGCGCAAAAGGCAGAAAAGGAGCGTCTGGCTAAGGAACGTCTGGAGAGCTTGAAGCAGAAGGAAGTTCAGCGAATTACGGAGGAGAGACGAAAGAATGAGAAGCAGCAGGTGGATAAGAATGGACCAACGGACACTGGTGCGGGGGGTTTTGTCAATTCCTCAAAGAGTCTCGTCTCAATTCCCGGCGGCCAGGAAACCCCAACAGCATCACCAAACCCCACGGCTCAGGCCACAGTACAAAAATCCAATTCAGTCACAACATTCTTCGGTGAGCGCCTCCGTCGTGGCTCTGAGGGGAATATAAAGCGTGCTGAGAGTATGAAAGTCGGCCCCAAGGTGCCCAAGAGGACCCCAAGTTTCACAACAAGACGACGCGCACATAGCTTCAGGAAGGACAAGGATAACAGCCTCCTACCGCCAATTGAGGTTCAAGGCTTCCTGGAGCGAAAGCATCAGCTTCAGAGCGCCGGGAAGAGGGCTCCCGTGCGTTCGTGGAAGAATTTCTACACCATTCTCTGTGGGCAGCTGCTGTGCTTCTTCAAAGATGAGGAAGATTGCTACCAGAAACGCGCAGCAACGGCACCCATTAATATTCTCAATGCCAAATGCGAGAAGGCTGATGATTACACAAAGAGAAAGAATGTCTTCCGTTTGGTACTTATGGATGGTTCGGAATTCCTCTTTCTCGCCAACACGGTTCATGAGATGACAGATTGGATTAATAAGATTTCCTTCCATGCAAAACTTCCGCCAAATCTTCAACTTATGAGCTATGACGACACTCTCAAGGTAAATTTGCAACAAAAGATTGTTTGTTGAGTGaaagaaacttaaaatttttgatttttttttagcaaatggGAGAGGGAAGTCCCGATGTGAAGAGTTTGACGGGAACGGAGGGCACAGATGCATCATCACTGAGTTCACGTACATCATCCCCGGACTCCCAGGTGCGTGGATCAATGGATAAGTCACCGAGTACGCCACAAATAAACTTCCTGCAGCGGCAGAAGGAGCTAAAGGAGATGAATAAGGAGCCCCCGCATACGGGGCAGATGGAAAAGCCACCAATTCCACCAAGAGGTGCCCCACCACCAGCCCCTCAGCGACAGAGTAGTACGCAAGAAGTTCAGCTGAGAAATCGCAGCTATTCCAACGGTAAGTGTCGTCATCATTTTAATCCACGCATGATTGGAGagattaattagaaaaataaataaaattgtgtatTTCTTGTAATTCTAGGTGTTCCCCAGCAGGATGGCGGTGGCTTTGATGAAAGTAGTAATTATGAGAATCAACAGAGACCGCATTCCATGTTACCTTCCATGCAGAGCGCAGCAGCAAACAATGGGGATGAGACATGGATGCGCCAAAGTGAGTTCAGACAGTCAGGTAATTTCTTGTGCTTTGCTTCAAATTAGTCCCGCTAAATTAAGTACTTTTCCCATTATTTGCTAATCCCTCGCGCGCTGTGATTGCTCTTGTTACATTGACGACAATCACTCCATTAAATTCCTTCTTATTTTGAGAGAGTACACAGCGAGGAAGAAAGAGaagagaatgaaagaaatgagagataggaaaaaaaacaaacgttgcactcttttaaaaaaaattaaaatttgcaaatgaatCCCTAATAAAATCCCAGATAAACCACCACCACTGCCAGCAAGTCTACCACCAATGGGTGCTGGGCAGTACAACAGACCGATGACCCACCATCCGGGAAATTATCACCCGGAAAGTTTGCATCACAATATGCACCGCATTCACCCGACGCCGATGAGACATCCGGCGGAATTAAGTTATGCAGCGGCAGAAGCAAGAACAAGTAAATAATTGGccaaaaacacaaattttcaaactcCAAAAGAATAGAACTTTTGtagattttagctgtgtttctttcagacacagcttttgtgtaccgagcaaaatcgaaagtcgtcagatcgggctcaaacttgggatgagcacgaattagggtccccacattccaaaaaacgtatgcgccaaaaaaatttttttccggccggccggccggccggccggccgtccgtccgtccggaaccttttgctaaattacaagagaacggtaatagatagagacttgcggtaaacggcaaagtttaaaagtcgactggaagacgtcagattatgacgtcaaattttaccccccacccccgcgtccgccattttgaataacctcaaaattttgttttctctatatctcagccgctattatagctagagggctgaaattttgatatgttgtaggggccatcaagagctttccaacgatacctcattttcgaaaatcggtcaagccgtttagtcaatatggccgtcacaatttttcatcgaaaatcgaccataactcgaaaacggcttgaccgattttgatcaacccggggtcaaatgaaagatctcaacaaaccctacaactctctagaacatccgaagtttcaaaagtgaccgctagggggccaaaaatcaaaaacaaaattttcgattagttttcgatgaatatctcgaaaacgacgacataaatttttttcattttttgatatgttgtagctgaccatattatctagcttcatgccaaaaatgaaaaaaa from Lutzomyia longipalpis isolate SR_M1_2022 chromosome 1, ASM2433408v1 encodes:
- the LOC129796238 gene encoding spectrin alpha chain, non-erythrocytic 1 isoform X2 — protein: MFEFENNVWTTQIGGQYEPGGYSSQVQQRSNMTQREGIHKFENERIKTLQEERMHIQKKTFTKWMNSFLIKAKMEVNDLFVDLADGIKLLKLLEIISGEKLGKPNSGRMRVHKIENVNKSLAFLHTKVRLESIGAEDIVDGKPRLILGLIWTIILRFQIQEIEIDVDEENESSEKRSAKDALLLWCQRKTYGYQGVHIQDFTGSWRSGMGFNALIHSHRPDLFDYTSLTPGRHIENLNHAFDLADRELGIPKLLDAEDVDTTRPDEKSILTYVASYYHTFARMKNEQKSGKRIANIVGKLMDADRRKIHYEKLTTNLLEWIRLKTDELKQRNFPNSLEGIQKELVIFKQYITIEKPPKYKERSEIEALYFTINTLLKSLNQPQYMPQEGQLVNDIEKAWQMLEDAEHRREVDLREELLRQEKLEQLNYKFEKKSVLREGYLKEMIQVLSDSRYGANLRQVDATVKKHEAISADILARVERFNDLTAMADELSRENYHGKERVKKREEEVLNKWQKLLDLLENHKNNLTQMSNLLNMLREIDATMSTMKELQMQFASEDVGPHLLGVEELLQTHALQELQVTALGENLRRYVRQCQALKQTNQKDIPLLLQKMDELDETYKNLQKQSAERRAKLDDARDFYQFIEDYDNEESWVIDKQRICKAVISAKDLRAVMSLQQKHKALEDEIKVRKPKLTQITDSGRRLIEAKHTRSAELQPRIDALEQHWKALESLVEFRKRQLEDEIEAYQFYTDANEAESWLNEKMALMASTDYGVDEPSAQALLQRHRDLQGELNAYSGDVLNLRQQAENLIKAGINNLELSAEPEPPVPEVEQEEWVNEKRLVPKEVWEDEEVEKIERRMVTEEKLFPHVKALYVFEGQGMKMAKGEVMILLNKTNNDWWSVRKMDGKEGFVPATYVREIEPRTVACIVPKLEKVKTVQKVKKTVLVNQVVPVKRVRPTNVSQIKPLTKRRLVSDIVEGGESVEKRLKKICTTYDTLQDLAQRRHHLLEDSICLFGFFRECDDFEKWIKDKEKMLNNSDSSENVEIAKRKFEKFLTDLSASSKRIDALDAAVEDFIQQGHSQLDKIKARQKQIHQMWDHLNYLKAQKEKNLAGASSVELFNRTCDEAKDWMNEKMMQLDAAEWGRDLKTVQALQRRHQNLERELAPIQEKVNRVNLLASSVKGSYPSERANVTQRQNEIQDIWKNVQNKANERRARLENAVGQQIFENSSKTLLSWVEETTGVLNADIIAKDVETAKNLQKAHMDLGDEIRAKDDEFQEVTALGAQLYQRNPKLKEIAEMNENLQQAQANIHAMWPEKQKFLENCLELQIFNREADKIDATTKSHEAFIEQKDLGTSLDEVDAILKRHGDFENTLEAQNKILRAFNDKANRLIAGKHYAADYIDDRRNQVLDRRQAVREAAQKRKYDLQASKAFQQFAAEVEDLDTWLNEKIKVAGDQNYKDLSNLPRKIQKHTAFERELRANEGQLRNINKDADALIATKNNVDRVEEMVNGLNKKWKDLIALSGEKGRCLEQAAAQRDHNRSIQDAKDKLKDFENGLQSDDVGHDLRSCRDLLKRHEIIETDIIMWEQKIYELVTSSEEMAHEGHFDARNIQKETKNIQKNIKDLKVPMEKRKQALEESLRYHKFGFELDTELQWINERLPTARSEGLGQNLHQAQSMFKKHKKLESEIEGHQPMITKALTFGQSLIEQGHPEEKKIEELCRNLEQSWETLLVEAANRTKRLEISLKTQQYLFEASDIETWLGERNNLLRSDDYGRDRESATKLLTKHKALELELDTYSGIVSEMSHTAAAMVAAKYPDSKVIASKQQMIESMLKSLQKLAAQRQVKFMESLYRYEYFLEANELEQWINEQEQAVSSDDYGQDYEHLQVLQNKFDDLKHHIESGTERYKQCIESGRKLLNNESPYSAAIEKRQEELDVAWKSLLNSVVEREQKLAAAGEIHRFHRDVAEALFRIQDKNASLSSELGKDLNSALSLIRRHEGFENDLVALEAQLQVLVEDSVRLQTKYPSNAEAIAQQQQNVIESWNILKEKSTLRNDQLAANYDLQSFLAQARDLLLWASNLRAALQAEEHVSDAAGATALKIQHDAIYGEIEAREEKFRELNELSDSMVQTGHYAAAEVEDKCLILLDERQKLHTAWNKKKILLEQKIDLFCFLRDAKQIDNICCSQEATLSTSDFGNTIEEVENQIKKHEAFEKLIQTQDEKVALLQSHGRKLVEQNHYDSANIQKVLKDVVEHRRKVVDLCAIRKQKLIDALLYAQFVSDCAEAEAWISEKLKKLEVDDSYTDVTSLEDKIKKLQKHQSFQAEVAANDQRIKEIQDKGDRLIKKKHESSEEIRKAVRNVLKYWNHLLEELSKRGRGLEEAQDILEFNNHLDKLEAWIRDKELMVNAGDTGRDLEHCNALRRKLDDVDSDMRVDDQRIKNINVLTDKLLSQGPKEVKNVEQRRDNLNSKWKALQGALNAYRKLLEGAYEIHVFNRDVNDTSERITEKALAMKIADVGRDLNAVEGLQRKQEALERDMTAIEQKLNDHSNEATLLIHTYPQRKEDIQSKLQEVHEHWNALQEATEKKRDLLRNGYILHKYAADVREYENWVNDIMKKMDAAPNPKTIDESEIQLELHQERKAEIDGRDEAFKVLQKHGKELINLEEAKNIKMIDVSKNLETLEGLHKKLHTAWQNRADGLKGTHQILLFKAQADQIEGWLRNKEAFLNNDDLGDSFSSVEVLIKKHEAFEKLLNTNQIDELKAFGDAVKSSRCIDQRAIEQRIDEIQGRYEKLIATSAERKSMLQQSLQYQEFLRKLYEVEKWLHQKMQVALDENYREVSNLQSKIQKQSAFDSELNANVHRINVVMKEGEKLIDENHYAREEILSHLEFLETEWAKLQELSREKKERLAQAYDALIFDRSITEFNKWMDEVESHLSSEDYGKDLASVNNLLKKHEMLEADVAHHAETCESMKKTNEEFLRINHFMQEEIHERVMVTIKRYHSLHEPISIRRENIEDSQLLHQFLRDVDDELQFIDEKLPLAASTDLGSSLSAVQSLQKKHQALETEILSEDPIISSVIQRGHQMVRDNHYAKNVIEARSGMLQKKLVTLRDLASVRRLRLLDAVESQILYTEVIEAETWMKDKLPIVASHDYGKDNDSVQSLQKKLESLQRELSAFRANIEKIDNLAQGLIDRGHFDKENILAKNENIKELYAKLCRLSTERDKKLNESKKYFEFIREVDELHEFIHDQITVTASDEYGTDVEHVEQLIAKFDSFISNLTANEGRVAAVIAKGNTLLAEKNSYEPQIAVKVTETKQLWDELKELVQARQEALAGAKQVHVYDRTADETITWINEKETGLMSEDYGQDLESIQSLIRKHEVFEAELEAVKNQMDIVMKEATKLADTFPDAKEHIEVKRDETVEAWTDLIVKTQARKEKLQQAEQLQEYFDNYRDLMAWINEQLANITAPDLATDVPSAETQIKQLEENKKEVDSRKDAFEKFYEAGKMLIDNKHFLANEVRQKVGVLEQRYNFLQHTLVERKKIYELNHDTRIFMREAETLENWINGRQSMVRDVELGDSILQIEDLIKRHDDFEKTVSAQEEKFNAVKRITMLEKLMRKQKEEELAAQKAEKERLAKERLESLKQKEVQRITEERRKNEKQQVDKNGPTDTGAGGFVNSSKSLVSIPGGQETPTASPNPTAQATVQKSNSVTTFFGERLRRGSEGNIKRAESMKVGPKVPKRTPSFTTRRRAHSFRKDKDNSLLPPIEVQGFLERKHQLQSAGKRAPVRSWKNFYTILCGQLLCFFKDEEDCYQKRAATAPINILNAKCEKADDYTKRKNVFRLVLMDGSEFLFLANTVHEMTDWINKISFHAKLPPNLQLMSYDDTLKQMGEGSPDVKSLTGTEGTDASSLSSRTSSPDSQVRGSMDKSPSTPQINFLQRQKELKEMNKEPPHTGQMEKPPIPPRGAPPPAPQRQSSTQEVQLRNRSYSNGVPQQDGGGFDESSNYENQQRPHSMLPSMQSAAANNGDETWMRQNKPPPLPASLPPMGAGQYNRPMTHHPGNYHPESLHHNMHRIHPTPMRHPAELSYAAAEARTSWGNSRHDTTSVTVRPVSMPQDPNRFRTSTNESSSESESVQSSRSSVSGSGNGKEKKTGMFRIFSKKRKS